One Thermofilum pendens Hrk 5 DNA segment encodes these proteins:
- the arcC gene encoding carbamate kinase yields the protein MSKDLVVLALGGNALLRTGERGTFEEQVRNLQRVSGHIARLASRYKLVITHGNGPQVGNLYLQQEAFKEVPGMPLHACVAMTQSLIGYMVQQAVSSVDPSLKVAVLTTRVEVDAEDPAFKSPSKPIGPYYQESEVPRLLEKGWTLVNVPGKGWRRVVPSPRPKRIVELEVVKRLAGEVDIVVAVGGGGIPVVRSGKGYEGVDAVIDKDLASSLLAQELNAEKFVILTDVEGVYLDYGTPSQRLVEELCAREALELVNKGVFPRGSMGPKVEAAALYAAKTGKVAVIAHLDRMLEAVEGGSGTRVLPC from the coding sequence GTGAGCAAGGATCTCGTAGTGCTGGCGCTGGGAGGCAACGCTCTGCTAAGGACTGGGGAGAGAGGCACTTTTGAAGAACAGGTTAGAAACCTTCAGAGAGTTTCGGGACACATCGCCCGGCTGGCATCCAGGTACAAGCTTGTAATCACGCACGGGAACGGACCCCAAGTGGGAAACCTGTACCTCCAGCAAGAAGCCTTCAAGGAGGTGCCGGGCATGCCGCTACACGCCTGTGTCGCAATGACTCAGAGCCTCATAGGCTACATGGTTCAGCAGGCAGTCTCAAGCGTGGATCCATCCCTGAAGGTCGCCGTGTTGACGACTCGGGTGGAAGTCGACGCCGAGGACCCGGCGTTCAAGTCGCCCTCCAAGCCTATAGGGCCCTACTACCAGGAAAGCGAGGTTCCCCGTCTACTCGAGAAAGGGTGGACCTTGGTGAATGTTCCCGGTAAGGGCTGGAGGCGCGTTGTTCCGTCGCCGCGGCCTAAGAGAATCGTGGAGCTAGAGGTCGTGAAGAGGCTTGCAGGGGAAGTGGACATCGTAGTGGCGGTGGGGGGAGGGGGTATACCCGTCGTCAGGAGCGGCAAGGGGTACGAGGGGGTCGACGCAGTCATAGACAAGGACCTGGCATCGTCGCTACTAGCGCAGGAGCTAAACGCCGAGAAGTTCGTCATACTAACCGATGTTGAAGGTGTCTACTTAGACTACGGAACACCCTCACAGAGGCTGGTGGAAGAGCTCTGTGCGCGCGAAGCCCTCGAATTGGTGAACAAGGGGGTTTTCCCTAGGGGAAGCATGGGCCCAAAAGTAGAGGCGGCCGCGCTTTACGCGGCGAAAACGGGGAAAGTAGCCGTAATAGCTCACTTGGACAGGATGCTGGAGGCGGTTGAAGGAGGTTCCGGGACACGGGTTCTACCCTGCTAG
- a CDS encoding winged helix-turn-helix domain-containing protein — MGDIEVRYKVWLVKDGKPILGKGGAELLKAIEEKGSLHAAAEALGYSYSFAWSYLKKLEERAGVTLIERRRGGQRHGGMVLTEEARKLLKLYLEAERVVGEALSQIQAD, encoded by the coding sequence TTGGGCGACATCGAAGTCAGGTACAAGGTGTGGCTCGTAAAGGACGGTAAGCCTATTCTCGGCAAGGGGGGTGCGGAGCTATTAAAGGCTATCGAAGAGAAAGGGTCTCTCCACGCGGCGGCAGAGGCGCTGGGCTACTCCTATAGCTTCGCGTGGAGCTACCTGAAAAAGCTAGAGGAGAGAGCCGGCGTCACGCTAATCGAGCGCCGCAGAGGAGGGCAACGCCACGGCGGGATGGTCCTGACGGAGGAGGCGCGAAAACTCCTGAAGCTCTACCTCGAAGCCGAGAGGGTTGTCGGCGAGGCTCTTTCCCAAATTCAGGCGGATTGA
- a CDS encoding MoaD family protein has protein sequence MKFLLFATLRDKYGVPEVSVDCDGSLRGCVEEAARILGRDFVEEVFEGDDYRRDRIILVNGRHIQFVQSTQLKDGDVVAVFPPIAGG, from the coding sequence GTGAAGTTCTTGCTTTTCGCTACGCTGAGAGACAAGTACGGGGTACCCGAGGTAAGCGTCGATTGCGATGGAAGCCTGCGTGGTTGCGTAGAGGAGGCTGCCAGGATCCTCGGAAGGGACTTCGTGGAGGAGGTTTTCGAGGGAGACGATTACAGGCGTGACAGGATAATACTGGTGAACGGGAGGCACATACAGTTCGTCCAGAGCACCCAGCTGAAAGACGGCGACGTGGTAGCAGTTTTTCCACCCATAGCGGGGGGCTAG
- a CDS encoding 4Fe-4S dicluster domain-containing protein: MSVCVVRCRDFEGDVAGRLARILEDCEGVVLLGDSSCTERWAGIVEELRVRGARWYRLVYVDEERDPLLSSLSVDAVVDLWRKFLEETKDVAPEVKFEASKRVSRRELLSSGLGVLLTYTSIPAVDSSRCLTLRNCDVCLSSCPYDAMSGKPPKPDADRCVECGLCTSSCPSGLMFTPHIPPEKLRTLIKGARRGGCEALLVVCPKTRRLAYGDFGEASPRGFLIELPCVASLRIHEYLYAKALGMDVFLYAPSNVCSGCPRVSARDAFLSMVREADNITEKRAAEPTPGPLPAVFSHVSREDVNQWLSLEFLPIFRVSVKDSCTLCGACAKNCPEKALNAVASSGRVELRFYPWRCIGCRECVEVCPEDAVEIDRAANPALMSRHEHIVLSSSEMARCSKCGREIAPEKLVASLEAKMTRKGLPREVVSSLRICDECKRKSMVEELEKSLEIAG, from the coding sequence ATGAGCGTCTGCGTAGTCAGGTGCCGAGACTTTGAAGGAGACGTTGCCGGTAGGCTGGCGCGCATACTGGAGGACTGCGAGGGGGTGGTGCTTCTCGGCGACTCCTCGTGCACGGAGAGGTGGGCCGGTATAGTTGAGGAGCTACGCGTGAGGGGTGCCAGGTGGTACAGGCTCGTGTATGTCGATGAGGAAAGGGATCCGTTGCTCTCCTCGCTCAGCGTTGATGCCGTGGTGGATCTATGGAGGAAATTCCTGGAGGAAACCAAGGACGTAGCCCCCGAGGTAAAGTTCGAGGCCTCCAAGCGTGTATCTAGACGGGAGCTACTGAGCTCGGGGCTCGGCGTGCTCCTCACTTACACTTCCATCCCGGCGGTAGACTCCTCTAGGTGCCTTACCCTGAGAAACTGCGATGTGTGCTTGTCCTCGTGCCCCTACGACGCGATGAGCGGCAAGCCGCCTAAACCCGACGCTGACAGGTGCGTAGAGTGCGGGCTTTGCACCTCCAGCTGTCCCTCCGGCTTGATGTTCACTCCTCACATCCCTCCGGAGAAGCTTAGAACCTTGATAAAGGGTGCTCGAAGAGGGGGTTGCGAAGCCCTCCTCGTGGTGTGCCCCAAAACCCGCCGCTTAGCCTACGGGGACTTTGGAGAAGCGTCGCCGAGAGGCTTCCTGATAGAGCTCCCCTGCGTAGCTTCCCTGAGGATTCACGAGTACCTATATGCCAAGGCTTTGGGAATGGACGTTTTCCTCTACGCCCCGAGTAACGTGTGTTCCGGTTGCCCAAGAGTATCTGCGCGCGACGCGTTTCTAAGCATGGTTAGAGAGGCGGACAACATCACGGAGAAACGGGCGGCGGAGCCTACCCCGGGTCCCCTGCCGGCGGTGTTCTCGCATGTCTCGAGAGAAGACGTGAACCAATGGTTAAGCCTAGAGTTCCTGCCGATTTTCCGCGTATCGGTAAAGGATAGTTGTACTCTGTGCGGCGCCTGCGCGAAGAACTGCCCAGAGAAAGCCTTAAACGCCGTTGCTTCGAGCGGGAGGGTCGAGCTACGCTTCTACCCCTGGAGGTGTATTGGATGCCGGGAATGCGTAGAGGTGTGCCCAGAGGACGCGGTAGAGATAGACAGGGCGGCTAACCCAGCGCTAATGTCGAGGCACGAGCACATTGTTCTCTCGTCCTCCGAGATGGCACGTTGCTCTAAGTGCGGTAGAGAAATAGCGCCCGAGAAGCTCGTAGCGTCGCTCGAGGCTAAAATGACGCGGAAAGGTTTACCCCGAGAGGTCGTCTCAAGCCTCAGAATATGCGACGAATGCAAGCGTAAAAGCATGGTGGAAGAGCTCGAGAAAAGCCTGGAGATAGCCGGGTAA